In Culicoidibacter larvae, the genomic stretch GGCAGCGCAGGGCTGGGGGATGGTTAAATACAATATGTTTAGTGTATATACCTTTGAAAAGATTACCCCAGAAACAAGAAACTATCGTATTGATTATCATGAGTTTAATAAGCGTGCTGACTATTATGCTTATCTGACTTTGTTTGAAGATAGTGGCTGGAAGCATGCAGGCGGAAGTCGGTACAGTGGTATGCAGTTCTTCCTGCCGGCAAATGAACAAAATCAAGAGCTGGATATTTTTTCAGATGCTGAATCAAGCAAGGAAAGATATAAACGCTTGTATGAGCAAGCATCGCTCTGGGGCTTGCTAATGATTATTTATTTTGTACTCTTTCAGACAGGCGTATTGGGAAGTATAAATTCATGGTACTTGACTCCAGATTTATGGAGTAGTTATAGTGGTATGCAACTAGTAGGTATAGTTATTATACAAACATTTTTTGCAGCGTTACGAGTGCTACCATTTGTAGTTTTCTTCGGCTGTGCAATTTATAACCTTGTAGTTGCTCATAAGGTAAAGAAATTAATGAATGAATAGTAAAAAAACATCGACTTTCGTCGATGCTTTTTTTATTTTTTATCAAGAATATAAAGTGGATGTTGTAAGCCGGTTGGCGGATAGAGTTCGCTGCCAATCGCGGTGAAACCGAGTTTGTTCAGCAGCTTCGCCGATGAGGCGTTATCGGGGTGGTGGCCGGCATAAAGCGCAATAGCATTGAGATTGGTGAAGGCGTAGTCAATAACGGCAAGTGCCGCTTCTTGGGCGAGGCCTTGGCCCCAAAATTGTGGCAGCAGGTGGAACCCGAGTTCGTAGCAATCGGGTTTGTTGCCATAAGGGCGCAGGCCACAGCAGCCAACGAAGTTGTTATTAGTGCGGCTGAAGAGGGGCCAGTATTGTACTTGGAATTGCTGTTGGTTGCTGATTTCGGCTTGTAAGCGTTGTTGTATTGCCGCTGTGTTCATGCCGCCATTACTGATGTAGTGGGTTACTTGGGGATCAGCCCACAGTTTAAGGGCTGATTCCCAGTCGCTTTTTTGCCAAAATGAAAAGTTGAGGCGTGGGCTGGTTAGGAAATAGGTGCGCATATGTGACCTCCTATATGAATTGTGAGATAAGCAGGAAGATGTTGAGCATGGTGACGATGCCGCCAATGGTCCAGAGGGCAATGGTCATTTGGAGTGAGTTTTTATGTTTGCCCATGACTTTAGCGGATGAGGTGAGGTAAATTTGAAGGAAGATGGTAATTGGTAATTGAATGCTAAGCAGCATTTGCGAGATAATCAGTCCTTTGAAGGGGTCGCCGATAAAGAAGATCACGAAGAGGCCGCCGAGCAGGGTAATCAGGATGCCATGGCGTGAAGTTTTGTCTTTAGCATCATATGATTTGCCAAAGATGCCGGCATAGATGCTGCCACCAGCCATACCGGCAGTGATGCTTGAAGCAATGCCGGCGAAGAGCAGGGCGACAGCAAAGACGATAGCGGCGCCGTTGCCAAGCAAAGGAACAAGCAGTTGTTCGGCTTGAGCCAGTTCAGTCACTTCGATTCCTTTATTAAAGAAGGTGACTGAGACTAATATCATGGCGCTGTTAATCATCCAACCGATAATCATGGAAACTAGTGTGTCGGCAAACTCATATTGCAGTCGTTTTTCAATTGTTGCTTCGCTTTCTAAGTTGATTTTTTGATTTTGAATGGTTTCCGAGTGCAGGAATAAATTATGGGGCATAACCACTGCTCCCAGTACACTCATTATAATGACCATGGAACCTGGTGGAATAGATGGTGTAACCCAAGCTTTTATCGCTTCCGGCCAGTCAATATTTACCAGAGTTAACTCAAAGAGAAAGGCAATACCGATTAACGAAACAAATAACATAATGACTTTTTCGATTTTTTTGTATGAGTTGGTGAATGAGAAAAAGATGATAGCAACAGTTGCCAGCATTGCTCCAAAAATGAGCGGCAAGCCGGTTAGCATCTGTAGAGCGATTGCTGCTCCTAAGATTTCAGCTGTTGCAGTAGCAATCGATGCGATGACCGCAGTTGATAAAACCGGTCGACCAATCCATTTTGGGGTATGGGCGGTTGTTGCTTCCGACAGACATTTCCCGGTTACAATACCAAGGTGAGCAGCGTTGTGCTGCAGAATAATTAACATAATTGTTGAGAGTGTTACCGTCCACAAAAGCGCATAGCCATAGGTCGAACCGGCAGCTATGTTTGAAGCCCAGTTGCCGGGATCGATGAAACCAACAGTTACCAATAATCCCGGACCAATAAATTTCAGACTGCCTATAGCAGTTTTGATGTTAAATCTTTTCATAATAAACCTCGTACCTATTTATTATATAACTTTTGCTCCGGATTGAGTATGGGAAATTGTTATTTTGAAGAATTGTTAAGAGCGCATAGCCACAGGCTTTGCGCTCTTTTTAGTTTTCCCCGAAATGCAAATGTCGCAAATTGTGTTTTTCTACTGTAATGATTACAATATTGGCATCATTTTACCGTTAAATACGTTCGAAACTAGAGTGGACTCTAACTGTCAATTCGTTGAATAAGTCTGTATAATAAGGGTGTAGCAATAGCTCAATACATCACTATTGGCAGTTGCTTGTATATAAAAATTAGGGGGAATTTTTTTATGAAAAAATTTGCTGCATTATTGTGTGTCGCATTGCTTTTTCTCGTTCCGGGACAAGTAAATGCATTTGCCACATCAACTGATAATAATATGTCTGAAGTGAATGAAGAAGCTTCAATTGAGAATGCTGAAACTTCAGATAACAATGAAGTATATGGTGAAGATACTTCAAGTGATAATAACCAAGAAGCGGGTGCAACAGCAGCTGCTATTCAGCCGATGAGTTTAATTCCCGGAGCGAATGTTGAAGTGAACTCAATTCAAGATTTGATTGATACTGTACAACAGGCTGAAATGGATAAAGTAATTACTTTGGGAGCAAGTTTTCCAACTACGCTCACAAGTGCAATTAATTTAACGATTCCACATAACTATAATATTACGATTGATGGCAACGGTGTTACTTTATTGCCGCTTGCTGGTCAAAAACATTTCAATGTTACCAACAACGGAACAGGTTTGGTAACTATTCAAAATATGACTTTACAAGGATTGACTTCACTTGATGGCAACGGCTACCCGGTTTGGGGTAATGTCGGTGGCGGAATTCAACTGAATGGTTCTGGTAAAAGTTTTGTTATCAATAATATGACTTTTAATAATATCGCCGGATATGGTGCTTTAAGCAATAGCGGTGGCGTTTTGTATACGGTTAATAATTCAACTTTTGAAAATAACATTAGTGGTACCGGCGGAGGAGCAATCAACGCTGAGGGAACACCGAATACTTTAATTCTTAATAACAACTCATTTATTAATAATACTGCCGCTGGTTCAGGATATGATGGCGGAGCTATTTTTGTTAAATTCTTGATGGCAAAGTTTGAGGTTAACAATTCATACTTCAGTGGTAACCGGGCAATTGCACCGGGTGCTGTTTCTGGCGGTCGCGGTGGCGCAATTTCATCAAACTACGCTGGTGGCGCATCAACGAGTTTGATTAAAGATTCATTCTTTGAAGCGAATCATGCTTCACGACCGGGTACTGGAGTAAGTATTCACTCTGATGGTGGAGCAATTGCTGTATTTGATTTATCAACTGGTGGTACTTTCAATATAGATGGATCAACTTTCATGAATAATACTGCTGACGATGATGGTGGGGCCTTGTTGCTGCAAGGGAAAGAGAATGCTGTTTTCAATATTACCAATTCTACTTTCTTTGCCAATAAAGCTTATGGAGCCGGAAATGATACTGGCCGTAGCGGTGGTGCAATTCAAATGTTTGCCAATGGTGCAGCTTTGACGGCAACAACATATAACTATACTAATAATACTTTTGCTCAAAATGAAGCTCATGATTATTATAGCGGTCAAAATCAAGCTGGTGGCGCAATTGCCGGTAGTGGGGCATTGGCACGAACAGCTAGAGCTTATATGACTAACAATATCTTGTTAGGCAATAAAGTTTATGATATTAATGGTGATGAGCGAACAACTTCTAAATACCAAAATTTCGCCGGCACTGCGAGTACTAATGTTAACAATATTGGACTTGATAATGGTTCGACAACTTATGTTTTACCAGATTACGCTAATGTATTTGGTGAATTTTCACCAACTCCAAGTGCTAATGGTTCTGGAGTGAAAGCTGGAAATCCTTCAAGCAGTTACTACTACACAGTTCCAACATTGTTGATTATTCCTGGTAATGGAACAACACTTGGACTTGCAAGCAATAAGGCTGGAGCAGCCGGGGTAGCAGTTGATCAACGTGATTTAACCCGTAGTACTGCAAAATCTGATATTGGCGCGGTTGAGATTGGTCAAATTACCTATAATAGCAATGGTGGTGCTTGGTCTTTACCAGCACTTACTGATTATGATGGTACTGAATATTATGTTGGCACAACACCTGTTGACTACTATGCAGTTGGCACTTATGGCGCAGCAACAACGGTTCGTGATGATGCTAATTTGAGTCATGCAACAAAAACATTTGTTGAATGGAATACGCAAGCTGATGGCGGCGGA encodes the following:
- a CDS encoding DUF2812 domain-containing protein, whose amino-acid sequence is MKKFRIFVDMKKEEQYLNQMAAQGWGMVKYNMFSVYTFEKITPETRNYRIDYHEFNKRADYYAYLTLFEDSGWKHAGGSRYSGMQFFLPANEQNQELDIFSDAESSKERYKRLYEQASLWGLLMIIYFVLFQTGVLGSINSWYLTPDLWSSYSGMQLVGIVIIQTFFAALRVLPFVVFFGCAIYNLVVAHKVKKLMNE
- a CDS encoding GNAT family N-acetyltransferase, producing MRTYFLTSPRLNFSFWQKSDWESALKLWADPQVTHYISNGGMNTAAIQQRLQAEISNQQQFQVQYWPLFSRTNNNFVGCCGLRPYGNKPDCYELGFHLLPQFWGQGLAQEAALAVIDYAFTNLNAIALYAGHHPDNASSAKLLNKLGFTAIGSELYPPTGLQHPLYILDKK
- a CDS encoding Nramp family divalent metal transporter; this translates as MKRFNIKTAIGSLKFIGPGLLVTVGFIDPGNWASNIAAGSTYGYALLWTVTLSTIMLIILQHNAAHLGIVTGKCLSEATTAHTPKWIGRPVLSTAVIASIATATAEILGAAIALQMLTGLPLIFGAMLATVAIIFFSFTNSYKKIEKVIMLFVSLIGIAFLFELTLVNIDWPEAIKAWVTPSIPPGSMVIIMSVLGAVVMPHNLFLHSETIQNQKINLESEATIEKRLQYEFADTLVSMIIGWMINSAMILVSVTFFNKGIEVTELAQAEQLLVPLLGNGAAIVFAVALLFAGIASSITAGMAGGSIYAGIFGKSYDAKDKTSRHGILITLLGGLFVIFFIGDPFKGLIISQMLLSIQLPITIFLQIYLTSSAKVMGKHKNSLQMTIALWTIGGIVTMLNIFLLISQFI
- a CDS encoding InlB B-repeat-containing protein, which translates into the protein MKKFAALLCVALLFLVPGQVNAFATSTDNNMSEVNEEASIENAETSDNNEVYGEDTSSDNNQEAGATAAAIQPMSLIPGANVEVNSIQDLIDTVQQAEMDKVITLGASFPTTLTSAINLTIPHNYNITIDGNGVTLLPLAGQKHFNVTNNGTGLVTIQNMTLQGLTSLDGNGYPVWGNVGGGIQLNGSGKSFVINNMTFNNIAGYGALSNSGGVLYTVNNSTFENNISGTGGGAINAEGTPNTLILNNNSFINNTAAGSGYDGGAIFVKFLMAKFEVNNSYFSGNRAIAPGAVSGGRGGAISSNYAGGASTSLIKDSFFEANHASRPGTGVSIHSDGGAIAVFDLSTGGTFNIDGSTFMNNTADDDGGALLLQGKENAVFNITNSTFFANKAYGAGNDTGRSGGAIQMFANGAALTATTYNYTNNTFAQNEAHDYYSGQNQAGGAIAGSGALARTARAYMTNNILLGNKVYDINGDERTTSKYQNFAGTASTNVNNIGLDNGSTTYVLPDYANVFGEFSPTPSANGSGVKAGNPSSSYYYTVPTLLIIPGNGTTLGLASNKAGAAGVAVDQRDLTRSTAKSDIGAVEIGQITYNSNGGAWSLPALTDYDGTEYYVGTTPVDYYAVGTYGAATTVRDDANLSHATKTFVEWNTQADGGGTGYDPADAISFNDDMVLYAIWADSYTITYEGNTHTAGTAPVDSNAYDLNDPATILGKGDLEKDGHRFIGWNTQADGGGTSYAANASITVTENLTLYAQWAECLHVTYHGNTHTGGTEPIDLTDYIIPTENIATILDCGNLVKDNHAFVSWNTQADGGGTSYNAGDAMTLTGHVTLYAQWRANDVPPIEVTTDNNTDPSLPTTGQQPELFLAIGAGLVILGAIVVVKRKQK